One window of Deltaproteobacteria bacterium genomic DNA carries:
- a CDS encoding ABC transporter ATP-binding protein, producing the protein MASVLEMEGIGKRYEGRWILRDLRLTVSRGETVALFGGNGSGKTTLLKMIALLLPPTTGQFNVFGSEPATNSREIRTKIRFLGHEKRLYEALTVRENAQLVAVLRGLQDRRQVISVMERLGIEKFQNYRVSQLSEGMRKRLVLATLLLGSADLILLDEPHPTLDQGGKKILDDLIQQWKTEGKTLMIASHDHEQVLKHADRLVVLKEGKIFEEGKGC; encoded by the coding sequence ATGGCGTCTGTTCTTGAAATGGAGGGGATTGGAAAGCGATATGAGGGTCGTTGGATCCTCAGAGATCTTCGTTTGACCGTTTCCCGTGGGGAAACGGTTGCCCTGTTTGGAGGCAACGGCTCTGGCAAGACAACCCTTTTAAAGATGATCGCCCTCCTTCTTCCGCCAACAACCGGGCAATTCAATGTTTTCGGGAGCGAGCCGGCAACAAATTCCAGGGAAATCAGGACGAAAATCCGTTTTTTGGGACATGAGAAAAGGTTGTATGAGGCGCTGACGGTGCGTGAGAACGCACAGTTAGTGGCGGTTCTTCGCGGTCTCCAGGATCGCCGCCAGGTTATTTCAGTGATGGAGAGATTGGGGATCGAAAAATTTCAGAACTATCGGGTCAGTCAGCTTTCGGAAGGGATGCGGAAACGGCTCGTTCTGGCAACGCTTCTTTTGGGGAGCGCCGATTTGATTCTGCTGGATGAGCCCCATCCGACCCTCGATCAAGGGGGGAAAAAGATTTTAGATGATCTGATTCAACAATGGAAAACAGAGGGAAAGACCTTGATGATTGCAAGTCATGACCATGAACAGGTTTTAAAACATGCCGACCGCCTCGTGGTGTTGAAAGAAGGAAAGATTTTTGAGGAAGGAAAAGGATGTTGA
- a CDS encoding tetratricopeptide repeat protein yields MILSGTVLGFIGAGFLLLAAVVIAFIEKKERGQGNAGKSKGLSHLVLGLALSAFVLGTAVTLLSGIRPREESGRFAMGSGGEGESPAGNSGTAALPPGVEETEVNQLKEKASKDSNDFASRERLGHIYLQMQDYEKVFQMSHEALQIRPDSFESRIHMGMVLFSMGEIDQSLEQLEIALKGEPNNLEALAFKGLILLQGKNDREGAKKVWARYLKRAKPGDLGWGMVQALSQTP; encoded by the coding sequence ATGATTCTATCAGGAACCGTGTTGGGCTTTATCGGTGCCGGTTTTCTTCTGTTGGCGGCCGTTGTAATTGCCTTTATTGAGAAGAAGGAAAGGGGGCAGGGAAATGCTGGCAAGTCGAAGGGGCTTTCGCATCTGGTCTTGGGGCTTGCCCTGTCGGCCTTTGTCCTGGGGACAGCGGTGACCCTTCTCTCGGGGATACGTCCCAGAGAGGAAAGTGGCCGTTTTGCGATGGGGAGCGGTGGGGAGGGTGAGTCTCCAGCAGGAAACTCCGGAACGGCGGCACTTCCTCCCGGCGTGGAGGAGACCGAAGTCAACCAGTTGAAAGAAAAAGCCTCAAAGGACTCGAATGACTTCGCCTCACGGGAGCGATTGGGGCATATTTACCTTCAGATGCAGGATTACGAGAAGGTGTTCCAGATGTCGCATGAAGCACTACAGATCCGTCCGGATAGTTTCGAGTCGAGGATTCATATGGGAATGGTCCTCTTTTCCATGGGAGAGATTGATCAATCGCTTGAGCAGCTTGAAATCGCGTTGAAGGGGGAGCCCAACAACCTGGAGGCGTTGGCCTTTAAGGGGCTTATTTTATTACAGGGGAAAAATGACCGTGAGGGGGCCAAAAAGGTTTGGGCCCGGTATCTTAAGCGGGCCAAGCCTGGGGATTTGGGGTGGGGCATGGTCCAAGCGCTTTCCCAGACCCCTTAA
- a CDS encoding heme lyase CcmF/NrfE family subunit → MSPIVIIGNLSVGLALGFSLFGIFLFYAARRLESENAGWWARASVYANFFLMTVANLAMIYALLHDDFGVSYVAHVGSRETPRWVSAISLWSSLEGSLLLWGWVLSAFSAACLYRNRETHLSLISWVGLVLLIVQIFFYLLLALPANPFLSVNPPPLNGPGPNPLLQNHWLMAVHPPCLYIGYIGFTIPFAFALASLMEARQDLPQNWISLSRRWTLLAWSFLSVAIMLGGWWSYAVLGWGGYWAWDPVENASFMPWLTGTALVHSVMVQEKRKMLPVWNLALAILTFLLTLLGTFLTRSGILDSVHSFTESHIGPYFLVFIGIALVGSLALLFWRGEKIQAEGRFDSLLSLEFLLLFNNLLFLSFCFIVFLGTFYPLLLEAVTGKRISIGEPYFNQMSAPITSLLLLLMGIGLLVPWKRGDLKTLFRQSVVPLILSLVVGFVSFLFGGRAPWVLAIVLLASYAFFVMGAEVFRLAPKRNFFQLLLDNPRRYGGFIAHTGALLIVVAVSLSSTYEKDQEVTLKRGESVKVSSYRLSLDRLTGEETPQRFEVKAHLQISRDEVIIGELTPQMNYYPGSREPIGSPAVRSSWKEDLYTTLIQVDPKGENASFRVILTPAVIWIWVGGIMVMSGGLLAMLFRRPTERRL, encoded by the coding sequence ATGAGTCCTATTGTTATTATTGGCAACTTGTCGGTCGGTCTTGCGCTTGGGTTTTCCCTGTTTGGCATTTTTCTTTTTTATGCCGCACGTCGTCTGGAGTCGGAAAATGCCGGCTGGTGGGCCCGAGCTTCCGTTTACGCCAATTTTTTTCTGATGACTGTGGCGAATCTCGCCATGATTTATGCCCTTCTTCATGATGATTTCGGTGTCAGTTATGTGGCGCACGTCGGCAGTCGTGAGACGCCGCGTTGGGTCAGTGCGATCTCTCTCTGGAGTTCTTTGGAGGGTTCTCTTCTCCTCTGGGGATGGGTGCTTTCGGCCTTCTCAGCCGCCTGTCTTTATCGGAATCGGGAGACCCATTTGTCACTGATCTCCTGGGTCGGTTTGGTCTTGCTCATTGTCCAGATTTTTTTCTACCTACTTCTTGCACTGCCTGCCAATCCATTCTTGTCAGTTAATCCTCCCCCTCTAAACGGTCCGGGACCAAACCCGTTACTTCAGAATCACTGGCTTATGGCGGTTCATCCCCCCTGTCTTTACATCGGGTACATCGGATTTACGATTCCGTTTGCGTTTGCATTGGCATCGCTGATGGAGGCAAGACAGGACCTGCCCCAAAACTGGATTTCATTGTCACGTCGCTGGACCCTTCTTGCCTGGTCATTTCTATCGGTTGCAATCATGTTGGGTGGTTGGTGGTCCTATGCCGTTTTGGGGTGGGGCGGTTATTGGGCCTGGGATCCCGTAGAAAACGCGAGTTTCATGCCCTGGCTGACCGGCACCGCATTAGTCCACTCCGTCATGGTCCAGGAGAAACGGAAGATGCTTCCAGTCTGGAATCTTGCGCTTGCAATCCTCACCTTTCTGCTGACCTTGCTTGGGACATTCCTGACACGGAGTGGCATCCTGGACAGCGTTCATTCGTTTACGGAGTCGCATATTGGTCCCTATTTTTTGGTCTTTATCGGGATCGCTCTTGTCGGCTCTCTGGCCCTTCTTTTCTGGAGGGGAGAGAAGATTCAGGCAGAGGGTCGATTTGATAGCCTCCTGAGTCTCGAATTTCTGCTGTTGTTCAACAACCTTCTTTTCTTAAGTTTCTGTTTTATTGTTTTTCTGGGAACCTTTTACCCCCTCCTGTTAGAAGCGGTCACCGGCAAGAGAATCTCTATTGGTGAACCTTATTTTAATCAGATGTCGGCCCCGATCACCTCACTCCTCCTCCTCTTGATGGGAATCGGCCTGCTCGTCCCCTGGAAGCGAGGCGATCTGAAGACACTCTTCAGGCAGTCGGTTGTTCCTTTGATTCTTTCACTTGTTGTCGGGTTCGTCTCTTTTCTTTTTGGAGGGAGGGCGCCGTGGGTCCTGGCGATTGTTCTGCTTGCCTCGTACGCCTTTTTTGTCATGGGGGCGGAGGTTTTCCGGCTTGCCCCCAAAAGGAATTTTTTTCAGCTCCTGCTGGACAATCCTCGCCGTTACGGTGGTTTCATTGCCCACACAGGAGCCCTTTTGATCGTCGTCGCGGTATCTCTCTCCAGTACCTACGAGAAGGATCAGGAGGTCACATTGAAAAGGGGAGAGTCGGTCAAAGTCTCTTCCTATCGACTCTCCCTTGACCGTTTGACGGGTGAAGAGACGCCCCAGCGATTTGAGGTCAAAGCTCATTTGCAGATCAGTCGTGATGAGGTGATTATTGGGGAACTGACGCCGCAAATGAACTACTATCCGGGCTCTCGCGAACCGATTGGAAGTCCCGCAGTCCGCTCCAGCTGGAAGGAAGACCTTTATACCACTTTGATTCAGGTCGACCCGAAGGGAGAGAACGCCTCATTTCGTGTGATCCTTACTCCGGCCGTTATCTGGATCTGGGTTGGTGGGATCATGGTGATGTCGGGTGGGCTTCTTGCGATGCTGTTTCGTCGTCCCACGGAAAGGAGATTATGA
- a CDS encoding heme exporter protein CcmB, protein MLKRGFYQVLALVKKDLLLEFREVDHLVSLLLFGFLLLLLFSFALSVEPDFMRKIAPGLFWMTILFSSLMMMERSFQRENEGGQWEGLLLTGADPKVLYMSKMLSNLLFIILIQVIIFPLMVFLFDLSLTPSLWSIFLLGSLGISSLGTTYGGLTATLKGGGIMLPLLLFPMLIPVLLASVKITELTLAHDIFSQREVWFKLLILFDSVFLLGSILLSDVLFDRS, encoded by the coding sequence ATGTTGAAGAGAGGATTCTATCAGGTTCTGGCTTTGGTGAAGAAGGATCTTCTTCTGGAATTTCGGGAAGTTGATCACCTCGTTTCCCTCCTGCTTTTTGGGTTTCTCCTTCTTCTCCTTTTCAGCTTTGCTTTGAGCGTCGAGCCGGATTTCATGAGAAAAATAGCTCCCGGTCTCTTTTGGATGACGATTCTCTTCTCCTCACTGATGATGATGGAACGCTCCTTTCAGCGGGAGAATGAGGGGGGACAGTGGGAGGGGTTGCTCCTGACAGGAGCTGATCCCAAGGTTCTTTATATGAGCAAGATGCTGTCGAATCTGTTGTTCATCATTCTTATTCAGGTCATTATTTTTCCCCTGATGGTCTTTCTCTTCGATCTCTCTTTGACGCCTTCCCTATGGTCGATTTTTCTTCTGGGGAGCCTTGGAATCTCTTCCCTGGGGACAACTTACGGTGGGTTGACCGCGACACTCAAGGGGGGAGGGATCATGCTCCCGTTGCTTCTCTTTCCGATGCTGATTCCGGTCCTCCTCGCCTCTGTCAAAATAACGGAATTGACTCTGGCGCATGACATTTTTAGTCAGCGGGAGGTCTGGTTTAAATTGCTTATTCTATTTGACAGCGTTTTTCTTTTAGGATCGATTTTGTTGTCGGATGTGTTATTCGACCGGAGCTGA
- a CDS encoding cytochrome c-type biogenesis protein CcmH has protein sequence MKWFFLILLFWSCATSLSTDPESRADRLGKQIRCPVCRGVPIADSPSSLAVEMMGIIRAQIAEGKTDQEILGYFEARYGEWALLEPKKEGFNLSVWIFPLIFILGGALFIVSYAKRRRE, from the coding sequence ATGAAATGGTTTTTTCTGATTCTCCTCTTTTGGAGTTGTGCCACCTCGTTGTCAACTGATCCTGAATCGCGTGCCGACAGGCTTGGAAAGCAGATTCGATGTCCTGTTTGTCGAGGGGTTCCTATTGCCGATTCTCCCTCCTCACTCGCGGTTGAGATGATGGGGATTATTCGTGCTCAAATAGCAGAGGGGAAGACAGATCAAGAGATTTTAGGATATTTTGAGGCACGGTATGGAGAGTGGGCCCTTCTGGAACCTAAGAAGGAGGGATTCAATCTGTCTGTCTGGATTTTCCCGTTGATTTTTATCCTGGGAGGGGCGCTTTTTATCGTCTCTTATGCAAAGAGGAGGAGAGAATGA
- a CDS encoding cytochrome c maturation protein CcmE translates to MKFSGKGLFTILGILLIAAGLVYLLWGGLEENVVYFVTPTELLEKGEAAVGNPVRLGGVVQGGSLQEKEGIVTFSLTDEVKTVLVVTTKTPPQMFHEGIGAVVEGALRKDGIFEANRLMVKHGNEYRPPKEGEMPQQIYKAIQQEKRS, encoded by the coding sequence ATGAAGTTTTCAGGAAAGGGACTTTTCACCATTTTAGGGATACTCCTGATAGCGGCCGGGTTGGTTTACCTCCTTTGGGGAGGGCTTGAGGAGAATGTCGTTTACTTTGTGACGCCGACGGAACTCCTCGAAAAGGGGGAAGCGGCGGTAGGAAATCCGGTCCGTTTGGGGGGGGTCGTCCAGGGGGGGAGCCTTCAGGAGAAAGAGGGGATTGTTACCTTTAGTCTGACGGATGAGGTGAAGACGGTTCTTGTGGTCACAACAAAGACCCCTCCCCAGATGTTTCATGAAGGGATCGGTGCTGTGGTGGAGGGAGCATTAAGAAAAGATGGAATCTTCGAGGCGAATCGCCTCATGGTCAAGCATGGTAATGAGTATCGGCCTCCCAAAGAGGGAGAGATGCCGCAACAGATTTATAAGGCGATCCAGCAAGAGAAAAGGTCCTGA
- a CDS encoding redoxin domain-containing protein: MKRGLILIIIAIPSIAVLYFGLTRDPRTLPSALVKKPAPLFSLINLEGKSVSLTEAKGHPVVLNFWSTWCGPCLAEHQTIRHGIHLFEPQGVIFYSILYEDSPENAQAFIREYGKAAEVLLDPGLRSAIDYGVAGVPETFFIDREGRIVHKQTGVLTMEVLVGTLEKLIQSTVAP; encoded by the coding sequence ATGAAGAGAGGGTTGATCTTGATCATTATTGCGATCCCCTCGATCGCCGTTCTTTATTTCGGTCTGACGCGGGATCCTCGCACCTTGCCATCAGCATTGGTAAAAAAGCCGGCCCCCCTGTTTTCTCTTATCAATCTGGAAGGAAAATCTGTTTCGCTGACAGAGGCGAAGGGGCACCCCGTGGTTCTCAACTTTTGGTCGACCTGGTGCGGCCCTTGTCTTGCGGAACATCAGACGATTCGTCACGGTATTCACCTCTTCGAGCCGCAAGGAGTCATTTTTTATTCCATCCTTTACGAAGACAGTCCCGAAAACGCCCAGGCGTTCATCCGTGAATATGGCAAGGCGGCGGAGGTTCTTCTTGACCCTGGATTGAGGAGCGCCATCGATTATGGTGTCGCTGGCGTTCCGGAGACTTTCTTTATTGATCGGGAGGGGCGGATTGTGCACAAACAGACCGGTGTTTTGACGATGGAGGTGCTAGTGGGCACACTGGAAAAACTTATTCAATCGACGGTGGCGCCATGA
- the ccsA gene encoding cytochrome c biogenesis protein CcsA — protein MLFKLFGAVALLFFAYAQYWALVRAPADYQMGDVYRILFVHVPAAWNALLLLTFSFVASLMTLLKRSATWDRLAHSSIEVGVLLTGLALALGSIWGRPTWGVWWTWDPRLTTTAILFILYLGALMLRRLIEDRERRSRIMASVSILIYLNVPIVYFSVKWWRTLHQVQSNPNTMDPAMVTGLRLNALALLALSLFFLIFRYRLAKREQINQEKEDSK, from the coding sequence ATGCTGTTTAAACTATTTGGAGCGGTTGCGTTGCTGTTTTTTGCCTATGCCCAGTATTGGGCACTGGTGCGGGCGCCGGCGGATTACCAGATGGGAGATGTTTATCGAATCCTCTTTGTTCATGTTCCGGCCGCCTGGAACGCGCTTCTTCTTTTGACCTTCTCGTTCGTTGCCTCTCTAATGACCCTTCTCAAGAGGTCGGCAACCTGGGATCGTTTGGCCCATAGTTCTATTGAAGTGGGTGTCCTCCTGACAGGCCTTGCCCTTGCCTTGGGTTCGATTTGGGGACGGCCCACGTGGGGCGTTTGGTGGACCTGGGACCCGCGACTCACAACAACCGCCATCCTTTTCATCCTTTACCTGGGGGCCCTGATGCTTCGTCGCTTGATTGAAGACCGCGAGAGGCGGTCCCGTATTATGGCCAGCGTTAGCATCCTGATTTACTTAAATGTCCCGATTGTCTATTTTTCGGTCAAGTGGTGGCGGACACTTCACCAGGTCCAGTCGAATCCAAATACCATGGATCCGGCGATGGTAACCGGGCTTCGTCTTAATGCCTTGGCCCTTCTGGCCCTTTCTCTCTTCTTTCTGATTTTCAGATATCGCCTGGCCAAACGGGAGCAGATCAATCAGGAAAAGGAGGACTCAAAATGA